A window from Lactiplantibacillus pentosus encodes these proteins:
- the smc gene encoding chromosome segregation protein SMC — translation MQLKSLEISGFKSFADKTKIDFQAGMTGIVGPNGSGKSNIIEAIRWVLGEQAVKSLRGTKMTDVIFAGSANRKPLNMAKVTITFDNSDHFLPLDYAEVSITRKLFRNGDSDYLINNQSCRLKDITNLMIDTGLGKDSFSVISQGRVEAVFNAKPEDRRSIIEDVAGVLKYKKDKLTTENKLAETTDYLDRVNDIIAELNQQKGPLEEQASLARDYQDQKQKYDYLDRSLLVKKLTIARDQLQGVNEKLTNAKALVAKYQRDVDAGATKLAELKTQQTAALKHKDELAAQNLDLTKTIENTQGQQGVDAERRQNQQSEQERLNATLTTTEQQIAELTEQQSQLQQTLAEQQNQVKTLKATVAELTTATSAAGRQQLADELEKLRNAYIDEKQIQAELNNEAKNLTKQHQQSGTQSSALAERLAQAQANLKRVQTTVDVHNRDQRDLENQVNQQQSKLTAQQAQVKHNAEEIDTQQQRWLDAAGMMQREKSRLEALQAVQERYTNFYAGVRMVLQHRQQFSGVAGAVSELLTVPAQYTKAVEVALGGQLQNVVCDTQQTAKAVVNFLKQNHAGRATFLPIERITARQLPVNTEHELLQQPGVLGVASELVDCEPRLMAIKRYLLGTTAIVDTLDHAMAISRTRRFRCKLVTVDGETIAASGAITGGATRHDDNGLLQQQQSAEKIAANVQQMQSELVTYEQGLADLKKANQDLTAQVETSRQQLSQLKDQLSQVQAQLQAAQSEQTQLSRQVKALAYEQQQAQADDSYDELVARNQQAQAENAAKLADYQAKMATVQQQQTDYESYQQTQAAKLQAQREALITAQEHVKQTQQQLTQCQTNLAQAQQTKQQTAQDLAAIQTTLASQQMSVAERDAVLKKAKAQQTEVQKAQATCENQLATLNDDVEALSTKQVRLQQLAAAATDDYRRLELSQTKLTGEVDHATADLAEKYQLTVAAAQEDVSPLELPAISEQLKLLKRGLDEIGTVNLGAIDEFERVKERFDFLNNQANDLKEAKEHLLQTMTDLDTTVATRFKTAFDQVASEFSTIFEQMFGGGKAELILTDPDHLLTSGVDIMAQPPGKKFQRLSLLSGGERALTAITLLFAILAVRPVPFSILDEAEAALDDANVDRFSQYLNDFQTGTQFVIITHRKGTMMHADVLYGVTMEESGVSKMVSVSLSDLKDNQN, via the coding sequence ATGCAACTTAAATCATTAGAAATCAGTGGATTCAAATCGTTCGCTGATAAAACCAAAATTGATTTTCAAGCCGGAATGACGGGAATTGTCGGCCCAAACGGTAGTGGTAAGAGTAACATTATTGAAGCTATTCGCTGGGTGCTTGGTGAGCAGGCGGTCAAAAGTCTGCGCGGCACCAAGATGACCGATGTGATTTTTGCCGGCTCGGCGAATCGCAAACCGTTAAATATGGCGAAAGTCACGATTACTTTTGATAATAGTGATCATTTTCTCCCCCTCGACTATGCTGAGGTCAGTATCACGCGGAAACTCTTCCGTAATGGGGATAGCGATTATTTAATTAATAATCAATCCTGTCGTTTAAAAGATATTACTAATTTGATGATTGATACTGGACTGGGCAAAGATTCATTTTCAGTGATTTCACAAGGCCGAGTCGAGGCCGTGTTTAACGCTAAACCAGAAGACCGCCGTAGCATCATTGAAGATGTCGCGGGGGTATTGAAATATAAAAAAGATAAGCTCACGACGGAAAATAAGCTGGCCGAAACGACTGATTATTTAGACCGCGTGAATGATATTATCGCTGAATTAAATCAGCAAAAAGGCCCGCTAGAAGAACAAGCCAGCTTGGCACGCGACTATCAGGATCAAAAGCAAAAGTATGATTATCTAGACCGCTCACTGCTGGTCAAAAAGTTGACGATTGCTCGTGACCAGTTACAAGGCGTCAACGAAAAACTGACTAATGCGAAGGCACTGGTTGCCAAGTACCAGCGAGATGTGGATGCGGGTGCGACCAAATTGGCCGAGCTTAAAACGCAACAAACGGCTGCCTTGAAGCATAAGGATGAGTTAGCCGCTCAGAATCTCGATTTGACCAAGACCATTGAGAATACACAGGGTCAGCAAGGGGTCGACGCAGAACGGCGGCAAAATCAACAATCTGAACAGGAACGTTTGAATGCGACGCTGACGACGACTGAACAGCAGATTGCTGAGTTAACTGAGCAACAGAGCCAGTTGCAGCAAACCTTGGCTGAGCAACAAAACCAAGTTAAAACCTTAAAGGCGACGGTTGCTGAGCTGACAACGGCCACTAGCGCTGCTGGACGCCAACAATTGGCGGATGAGCTGGAAAAGCTGCGTAATGCTTATATTGATGAAAAGCAGATCCAGGCCGAACTGAATAATGAAGCCAAAAACTTAACTAAGCAACATCAACAATCAGGAACGCAGAGTAGCGCATTAGCCGAACGATTGGCTCAAGCGCAAGCGAACTTGAAACGGGTCCAGACAACCGTCGACGTGCATAATCGCGACCAACGGGACTTAGAAAATCAAGTCAATCAGCAACAGTCAAAACTAACGGCCCAACAGGCGCAAGTTAAGCACAACGCTGAAGAAATCGATACTCAGCAACAACGCTGGTTGGATGCGGCAGGGATGATGCAACGTGAAAAATCGCGGTTAGAAGCCCTGCAAGCCGTTCAGGAACGCTACACGAATTTTTATGCGGGTGTGCGGATGGTCTTACAACACCGGCAGCAATTCAGTGGGGTCGCCGGTGCGGTCTCAGAATTACTGACCGTGCCAGCACAGTACACGAAAGCTGTCGAAGTGGCGTTAGGTGGCCAGTTGCAAAACGTGGTCTGTGACACGCAACAAACGGCTAAAGCGGTCGTTAATTTCTTGAAGCAAAATCACGCTGGTCGGGCGACGTTTCTGCCGATTGAACGAATCACGGCACGGCAATTGCCAGTTAATACGGAACACGAACTGTTACAACAGCCCGGTGTTTTAGGCGTTGCCAGCGAACTAGTCGATTGTGAACCGCGACTGATGGCAATCAAGCGCTATTTATTAGGCACAACTGCCATTGTGGATACGTTGGATCATGCCATGGCGATTTCACGAACACGCCGTTTCCGGTGCAAACTAGTTACGGTCGATGGTGAAACGATTGCGGCAAGTGGTGCGATTACTGGTGGGGCGACGCGTCATGACGATAACGGTCTGTTACAACAACAGCAATCCGCTGAAAAGATTGCAGCTAATGTTCAACAAATGCAGTCCGAACTCGTGACCTACGAACAAGGGTTGGCCGACTTGAAAAAAGCCAACCAGGATCTGACAGCTCAGGTTGAAACTTCACGTCAACAACTCAGCCAGCTTAAGGACCAACTCAGCCAAGTGCAGGCACAATTGCAGGCTGCACAGAGCGAACAGACTCAGCTGAGTCGGCAAGTCAAAGCCTTGGCCTATGAACAGCAGCAAGCACAAGCCGATGACAGTTACGATGAGTTGGTAGCGCGCAACCAACAGGCCCAAGCGGAGAACGCCGCTAAGCTAGCGGATTATCAAGCTAAGATGGCGACCGTTCAGCAACAACAAACGGACTATGAAAGCTATCAACAGACTCAGGCGGCCAAACTGCAGGCGCAACGTGAAGCGCTGATTACGGCGCAAGAGCACGTCAAGCAGACACAGCAACAGTTAACGCAATGTCAAACTAATTTGGCCCAAGCACAACAGACTAAGCAGCAAACGGCACAAGACCTAGCTGCGATCCAAACGACCTTAGCCAGTCAACAGATGTCCGTGGCTGAACGTGATGCGGTCTTGAAGAAGGCTAAAGCGCAACAAACGGAGGTCCAAAAAGCACAAGCGACTTGTGAAAATCAATTAGCAACCCTCAATGACGATGTTGAAGCGTTGTCGACTAAGCAGGTGCGGTTGCAGCAATTAGCAGCCGCGGCGACGGATGACTATCGGCGCTTAGAACTCAGTCAGACAAAGCTCACCGGCGAAGTCGACCATGCGACCGCTGATTTAGCCGAGAAGTATCAATTGACAGTTGCAGCGGCTCAAGAAGACGTCAGTCCGCTCGAATTACCAGCCATTAGCGAGCAATTGAAACTACTCAAACGGGGGCTGGATGAAATTGGAACGGTCAACCTTGGTGCCATTGACGAGTTTGAGCGGGTCAAGGAACGCTTTGACTTCTTGAACAATCAAGCCAATGACTTGAAGGAAGCTAAGGAACACCTGCTGCAAACGATGACTGACTTGGATACGACGGTGGCGACGCGCTTCAAAACCGCTTTTGACCAAGTCGCCAGCGAATTCAGTACGATTTTTGAGCAAATGTTTGGCGGCGGGAAGGCTGAATTGATTTTAACGGATCCGGACCACTTATTGACCAGTGGGGTCGACATCATGGCCCAGCCACCTGGTAAAAAGTTCCAGCGACTGAGTCTGCTCTCTGGTGGTGAACGGGCATTGACGGCGATTACGTTACTGTTTGCCATTTTAGCAGTTCGGCCCGTGCCATTTAGTATTTTGGATGAAGCCGAAGCGGCGTTGGATGATGCCAATGTCGACCGTTTCAGCCAGTACTTGAATGATTTCCAAACGGGCACGCAATTCGTGATTATCACGCACCGTAAAGGGACGATGATGCACGCTGACGTGCTATATGGGGTCACGATGGAAGAATCTGGGGTCTCCAAAATGGTTTCGGTCTCATTATCAGACTTGAAAGATAATCAAAATTAA